Genomic segment of Streptococcus pneumoniae:
ACTAGCGATTTCCTGTCCATACTGTAATCATGAAAAACCATTGAAAGGATTTAATACTCTATTAGATCTATATCCAGATCTAGCAAACATGTGGAGCTCTAAAAACAGTGTAACATTAGAGAAAATTCTACCAAATGAAGCAGAAAAAAGACAAAGTATTTGGCATTGTAACAATTGTCAACTAGACTTCCAAGAACACTTTAATATAGTATTATACTTGTATCTGAAAGATGGGGAAGCGATTGATAACATTTGTCCCTATTGTACCAAACGCCTCCCAAATCCTAAAACAGGAAGTTTAAATATCATAAAACCTTATCTTGTAGATGAATGGATAAGTGAACTAAACGGGGATATTTCAAAAGAATTTCCAGATTCTAAAAAATATATAAAATGGAAATGCAGAAGATGTCATGGAGAATTTTGGGCTTCGATCAATAGTCGTAAAGAAAACGACAAACTTTGTCCTTATTGTGAGGGGATAAAGTTACTATCTGGTTTTAATAGTCTAGATGCTATACGACCTGAATTATTGGGAGAATGGAGTCCTGAAAACACCTTCACAATGAAAGAGGTGATGCCATCATCATTAAGGATGGCTACTTGGAATTGTAAAGACTGTCATGGAAAATATATAGTTTCTATAAGAGAAAGGGTTCAAGAAGATTTTCAATGCCCTTATTGTTCAGGTAAAATAATTCTACCTGGGTTCAACTCGTTTGCTGCCAAATATCCTGAATATTTGCTGGAATGGGACTACCTAAATAACATGTTATTAGCTAATCCTGATGAAATAAGTGAAAAAAGCAATATTAAAGTCTGGTGGTTGTGTAAGAATGATTTAGAGCATCGTTACCAAATGTCAGTCAGTAGAAAAATAAAATATGATAAAAGAAAAAAAGAGACTTGCATAATCTGCAAAGGTCTCAGGAGAAAAAGGGAACATTTTGTTCCATATGAGATAATTTAAAGTAAGTCTGCGAGGACTTACTTTTTTGAGTTATTAAAAAGCTAAGCTCTGAAAACATTTCAAATGTACGCTTTTTTTAAAAATACTTTTTTGGTTTTTAGTAAGATAAAGTACATATTTTAGAATTTTAAGAATTTAGTTTTCACTAGAATAAAGTACATAATTTTTCGAAAAAAAGTTTTTAGTTATTAGCGCATTTCCGGTTATAAAGTGACTTTGAATAACATACATCTTTCCGAAAAACTATAATTTTCTTGAAATATATCTATACTTGTGCTATACTATAAATAAGAACAAATTGGGAGAATATCATGCGTCGTGAATTATTACTGGAAAAAATTGAACAACTAAAGGAGGTCATGCCCTGGTATGTCCTTGACTACTACCAATCCAAGCTGGCTGTTCCTTACAGTTTTACCACCTTGTACGAATACCTAAAAGAATACCGTCGATTTTTTGAATGGCTGATGGATGCTGATTTGGTATCTGTCGCAAACATTTCAGAGATTTCTTTGGATACCTTGGAACATTTGACCAAGAAAGACATGGAATCGTTTATCTTGTATTTACGGGAAAGACCCTTGCTGAATGCCAATACGACTCAAAATGGGGTGTCGCAAACAACCATTAACCGTACCTTATCTGCCCTTTCTAGTCTCTATAAATACCTAACTGAGGAAGTTGAAAATGAGCAAGGCGAGCCGTATTTTTACCGCAATGTCATGAAAAAAGTTTCTACTAGGAAGAAAAAAGAGACCCTTGCTGCCAGGGCCGAAAATATCAAGCAAAAGCTCTTTTTAGGGGATGAAACCATGGAATTTTTGGACTATGTGGACACCCAGTACCAAGTCAAATTATCCAAACGTGCCCTCTCTTCTTTCCAGAAAAATAAGGAACGAGATTTGGCTATCTTGGCACTTCTTCTTGCCTCTGGTGTGCGATTGTCCGAGGCGGTCAATCTCAATCTCTCTGATGTCAATCTAAACATGATGATCATCGAAGTTACTCGAAAAGGTGGCAAACGGGATTCGGTCAACGTAGCAGGCTTCGCCAAGCCCTATTTAGAGAATTACCTCGCCATTCGCAAACAACGCTACAAGGCTGAAAAGACTGACATCGCCTTCTTTTTATCTGAATACCGTGGTCTACCTAATCGTATGGATGCCTCTAGCATTGAGAAAATGGTCGCCAAATATTCTGCTGATTTCAAGATTCGAGTCACCCCTCACAAGCTGCGACATACGCTGGCTACTCGTCTCTATGATGCAACCAAGTCACAGGTTTTGGTCAGTCACCAGCTGGGGCATGCTAATACTCAGGTCACAGACCTCTATACCCATATTGTCAATGATGAGCAAAAAAATGCCTTGGATCAATTATAGTATTTTACAAAAATTAAATTATGTAATAAAAAAGAAGTTTCTATTTATTGATTAGCTTTGAAAAAATCGCTCATCAGTTGGATAACTTCTTGACTTTCTTCCCATTTAGGCTCTTTTATGGCAAATACATGGTCTAGTTTATGTTCATCTCCTTTCGCATAATTTTTCAAATCATGTTTGACCTTATTTGTCTCTAATAGAGCATTCAATTTCATAGTCTCATCTTGAATCATATCCTCATCACCTGTTACCAGATAAACTGGTGGTAACGTTGTTTTTGAGACCAAACTTGAAGGATCAAGTAAGTAAGAATAATATGCCTTGTCTTTGTCTGATTTATCTGTTACAAGTGGAGTAATGAAATCCATAAAATCATGACGATTGGTTTCAAGCATAATAGAAATCAAGCTCATTGCTTTGAAATCAATACCTGTACCAGCCATTCCAAAATCAGCTTGCAATTCTGGGCTTGCATTGATTGAGGCAACAAAAAGTGATAGCAAGGCACCGGCTGAATCGCCTGTTAGATAAGTAGTCTTAAGATTTAAACCAAGTTCTTTTTGGTGCGTAGCAATATAGCGCAGCGCATTCATGCAGTCATCAATTTGATGCCAGAGGGTTGTATCTGGTAAACGTCTGTAACTAATACTCACAACTGTATAACCTTTACGCGCCCACTCAAAACCATAATCACGATTCACTTCTTTGTAAGATGCAAATAAGCCTCCGCCATGGATATTCACAATAACAGGAGTTGTAGTATCTGCATTTTCAGGGCGATAGATATCAAATAGATGCCCTCGGTCTCCGTCCTCTAAGTAGGGAACATCTGTTTCAACTTTCAGTCCTGTCGTATCAGCCGGTGTATTTAGTTGCTTTCTTTCTGCGCTTTCAAATACCCACCTAAAGGGAACTAAGCGTAGTCGCGGAACATTCCAAACCACTGCTATTGCTGCAATTAGAACCACGATTCCTGTCACAAGCCATTTCAAAAACGGCTTACGCTTTTTATTTTTCATTCTTTTCTACCTCTCTTTTATGGACTTGACAACTGTTATTTTCTTATTGTAAAGTAATGAAGAAAAAAGTTCAATATTTGACCACATGGACTTAACAAAAAGGAGCAATCTGTTACATGAACCAACATCAATTAGAAATCTTACAAAAAAATAATCAGCAATCACGACAAGCAACCAGAGAAGCACTAACAACCGCCCTTCTTCTTCTCCTTCAGGAAAAAGAGTACTTAAACATCAGTATTACTGAATTGTGCCAAAAAGCAGGTGTATCACGGACAGCTTTTTATAGGAATTACAAGAGCAAAGATGAAGTACTGGACGACAAGATTATGGACTACGCCTACAAACTACGGCAAAATATAGATGAAGATTTGTACCAAAGCTGGCTCAACACCTTTCAATTTGTGGAAAGACATAAGACTGATTTTGAAGTGGTGATTAAGGCAGGACTAGAATATAAAATTTTACTAGCTTTAAGTGTCCACCTACCAACAGACCCTGAGCTACGAACCCTGCAATCAATCTGGGATACAGTTGCCTATGTATTAATGATTGAATGGGTCATTCATCAAACGCCAAAAACTGCAAAAGACATGGCAAATCTAGCCTATCAAGAAACCAAACAACTGCGTAGGTATTGGGGAGAAAAAGAGACATAGACTACCAAGAAAAATGACTAAAAGACAGATTAGAATCTGTCTTTTAGTCATTTTTCTGCTGTTCTTCTTGTTCTCGAATTTCCTTGATAATACTGCCCATTTTGATAAAATCATCATTGTAATAACGATATAAGCGAGCAGCGCCATCTCCGATATAGCTGATTGGGGAGAATTCTTGGCTTTTGAAGGCATTGTCTTTATCAATCAAGCTCTCTTCTACGACACGGCGTGTGACACGACCAATGACGTTGGTCAGTGCTCCGCACTCTACCATTTCAATCACTTCACACTCAATTGATACAGGGCAAGCGTCAACGAGCGGAGCATCAACGGTCTCTCCGATTGTATAAGACAAGCCGGTAATGGCAAATTTATCTTTGCGACTGTTAAAGCCTGCGATTTCTGCTTCTTTGGTCAATTCCTGTGTGGGGATATTGACGGTAAATTGTCCGTGTTTTTTGATTTCTGTGATGGCATTTCCCTTGGTTCTCATAGCGACGACCATCATACTTCCCAAGGAATAGGCAGAGCTGGAGGTGGAGATATTGTAGCCGTGAACATCATCCTTATAGCCTAGAAAAAAGACTGGAAAGCCAAAGTAGAGTTTGCGTGTTTCAAATGTTTTTTTCATTGGTTGCTCCTTCAGGTGTTTGTTGAATACTTGCCATCATCTTGCGAATGCGGCATTTGGGGTGTTTGGGATTTTGACTTTTGGTCAAGAGATTTTGTGTGGCAGGATGGTTGACTTCGATAGGATCGCTAAAGTCTGTAATTTCATCGACAATCTTGCCGTCAAACATGACTAAAATGCGGTGACAGAGTGCATAACAAAGGTTAAAATCATGCGAGATAAAGATATAGGTCTGCTGGTGCTTGACTTTTAATTGGTGCAATAATCTGAGCAGTTGCCCTTGGATGAGCGGATCAAGTCCACTGAGCGCTTCGTCAAAGATAATCACATCTGGCTTTAAGAGAAGAGCTCGAGCGATACAAATTCGTTGTAGTTGCCCACCGCTTAACTGACGAGGTGTTTTGGTCAGATAGCTCTCGTCTAACCCTACTTCTTTTAGAATTGAGACGACTTCTTCCAAGCTAACTGTATTTTGGGTAGCTTCTGTCAAAATATCTCGCACGCTAAACAAGGGATTGACCGCATGGAGAGCGTCTTGAAAGACCAAGAGAATCCGAGCGCCGTCTTTACTACGATACGGTTTGCCCTCAAGCAAAATTTCACCCTGACTGGGCTCCTCTAAACCAACCAAGAGCTTGGCTAGAGTGCTTTTTCCAGTCCCGCTTTCGCCCATGATTCCTAGAATCTCACCTTGTTTGACAGAAAAATGGCAGTCTTCTAGGACATCTTTTGTATCAAAGTGCTTAAATACATGCTTACATTCAATCTTCATAGGTCACCAACCGTTCATATGGATTTCCCAAGACGAGCTCTTGGGTGTAGGGGTGCTGAGGATGAGAGAGGAGGTCTTCTACGGCTCCTCTTTCTACGATTTCTCCCTTATAGACGACCAAGATCTGACCGCCCAGTTGTCGAGCTAATTCGTAATCGTGTGTCACAGTAATCAAGGTTTTTCCTTTTTCTTGTAGGGTCTGTAAAATCTTGAGAACATTTTCCCGATTATAGGGATCTAGGGCAGACGTCGGCTCATCTAGCAAAATCGTTTCGGAATCAAGGCTTAATAGAATAGCCAGCATGACCCGCTGCAACATTCCACCACTGAGCTCAAATGGGTAACTCTCTAAGAGCTTGTCAATATGCCCCAATCTCACGGATTTCATGGTTTCACGCGCCTTTTCCAGACATTCCTCCTTGGTCCATGGATAGTGGCTTTGCAGAGTTTCGATGACATGGACCTTGATTTTTTGAAAGGCGTTGAACATAGCCATGGGATTTTGCATCATATAGGCAAGTTCTTTTCCTCGGAGCTGCTGCCAGTCTTTTGCTGTACAATGCCGTAAATCTTTCCCCTTATAGGTGATACTTCCAGTAACTTGGCTTTCTTTGGGAATTTGTCCCATGATGAGCTTGGTTAGAAGGGTCTTGCCTGAGCCACTTTCTCCGATAATGATAAGAGATTGCCCTTCAGGGAGCGAAACATGAATATCCTTTAGCAAGACTTGGTCTTGTAATTGCACGGATAAATTCTGAATACTTAAGGTTTCCATGGTCTCTTCCAACCTTTCTCTTCAACATATTCCCCTGCAAGATTAAAGGAGATGACGGTGCAGAAAATTGCTAAGCCTGGTGACATCATCATCCAAATAGCTGTCCGAAAATATGGTCTGGCATCGTGCAACATCATGCCCCACTCAGCGATATTGGGCTGGACTCCGATTCCTAGAAAGGAGAAGCCAGAAATCATCAAGATAATATTGCCGATATTCATCAGAGCAATGACTAAAATTGGCTTGTAAATAAAGGGGAAAATGTGGTATTTCAAGATATGAAAAGCAGACATGCCCATAGTTTTTGCTGCAATGACGTAGGATTCCTGCTTAGCACTTTTGACAAGATTTGTCACGAGTCGAGCATAGAAAATCCACTCGACAATCACGATGGCTAAAATCATGTTGGTCAAACCTTGACCGAGAATCCCCACGGTTGCAAGCGATAAGAGAAAGCTCGGAAATGCTGAGATGACATTGGCAAACCAAAGAAACGTTCTCTCTGCTCGTCCTTGATACCAGCCGACTAGAAGCCCTACGCCCACTCCTATCACGACTTCTAAGACGGTGATGGTCAAGGAAAGAAAAAGAGAAAAGCGAGCGCCAGAGATGAGACGCGAGAGAATGTCACGTCCAAGCTGGTCTGTTCCAAGCAGATGAGTCGCATTTGGGGATGCTAGTTTATTGGCCACATCAACATACTGGGGATCAAAGGGAACGAGAACAGGAGCTAAAATCGCACAAATCAGCAGGATTGTTAGAATACAGCTAGCTACTAAAAATCGTTTGGTCATGCGGACTCCTTTCCTGCTTTTCGTACACGAGGGTCAATCCAGCCAGTCAAGTATTGATTGAGGAGATTATTGATGAGAAATAGACTCCCAAACAAGAGCATGCAGGCTTGAATGACAGGGATGTCCACTGCTTGTAGGGCATGGACAAAGACACTTCCAATTCCGTTCCAAGCAAAGACTTCCTCTATGATGAGAGAGCCTGTCAATAGGTAGATACAGGTCAGGCTCAGACCTGTTGCTAAGGCAGGCAGAGCATTTGGTAGCAAGTGATGTTTGATAATAAAGGAGCGTTTAACGCCGCGTAGCACAGCATTTTCCACGTGGACACTCCTCATCTGCTCACTAATAGCCTTTCGCACGAGAGCGGTGTATTGCCCAATCAAGGATAGACTCAAGGTCAAACTGGGCAAAAAGACACTGCTCAATCCTGCTTTTCCTGATACGGGAACCCATTTTAAATGGACCGCAAAAAAGAGAATTAAGAGATAGCCCAGCCAAAAGGTTGGCATGGAGACGCTAGCAAAGGAGAGAAATTGCACCACGCGATCCAGCAAAGAATCCTTGTGAAGACCACTGATAATCCCTAAGGGCAGAGAAATCACAACAATCAAGAAAAAGGACACAGCTCCTAGATAGAGCGTGGAGACAAAAGCGTTTGTAACAAGAGGAAACACTGGTACTTTCCAAAGATAGGAAACGTCAAAATCTCCTACGAGAGCCTTTTGCATCCAAATCCAGTACTGCTCCAGCCAGGACTTGTCTAAACCTAGGTACTCATTGGCTTGTTTAAGGGCTTCTGGTGTGATGGCAATACGTGAAATGCGCAGGTAGTTTTCGGCAGGATTTTCTGAGGAGAATTTGGTCAGTAGAAAGGTCAGCATCGAAATCATCAACAGTTCACTGACGAATGAAAGAATTTTTTTAAGCATGTCAACTCCTTCTTCACATAGGTTGAAAAAAGGAAGTTAGGAATCCTCCCAACTCCTTTTTCAAATGATTTAGAGTGGATTGAGAAAGGCATAGGTCAAAGCACGGAGCTTGCAGATAAAACTTTAGTCCATCAAAGCGATTTAACAATGTCCTGACCTTTCTTCAATTCACTAGATACTCATCAACCATCACATCTAATCTTGGCTGAATATCAGCTCTAGCTGCGTTTTTATTGCTTAGTCAGATGTTGATGGTTAGAGCATTAGTTAGCCTTGCTGATGAATCGAACAGGGAAGGCATTTTCTTCTGGTGCAAAGCGTACGCCTTCCAACTCTCCTGTGCGGTAAACAGACACAACAGATTGGTAAGTGATTGGGATATAAAGCGCTTCTTCATGGAGCATGCTCAAAGCTTTTTTGTATCCTGCATCGACTTTTTCCTCGTCTGCTTCAGCCAAAGTCGTTTTGATGACTTGATCAAGTTCTGGTTTGATAGCAAGTGATTCAAGAGAGATATTTTCTGGATGACCGTGTGCTGCTTTTGCAGTGAGGGCTGTCATCCAAGCATGTGGATCCCATGGCGCGCCCCATGAGTAGGTCAACATCATGTCAAAATTACCAGTCTTAGCATTTGCCCAGTAATCGTCTTCTTCCATGGCTTTTAATTGCACGTCAACGCCAAGTTTTTTCCATTCGCCTTGGAAGTATTCGCCCAAGTCTTTGTCAGTTGCTTTAGTAGAAATGTATGGCAT
This window contains:
- a CDS encoding dipeptide/oligopeptide/nickel ABC transporter ATP-binding protein; this encodes MKIECKHVFKHFDTKDVLEDCHFSVKQGEILGIMGESGTGKSTLAKLLVGLEEPSQGEILLEGKPYRSKDGARILLVFQDALHAVNPLFSVRDILTEATQNTVSLEEVVSILKEVGLDESYLTKTPRQLSGGQLQRICIARALLLKPDVIIFDEALSGLDPLIQGQLLRLLHQLKVKHQQTYIFISHDFNLCYALCHRILVMFDGKIVDEITDFSDPIEVNHPATQNLLTKSQNPKHPKCRIRKMMASIQQTPEGATNEKNI
- the xerS gene encoding tyrosine recombinase XerS; protein product: MRRELLLEKIEQLKEVMPWYVLDYYQSKLAVPYSFTTLYEYLKEYRRFFEWLMDADLVSVANISEISLDTLEHLTKKDMESFILYLRERPLLNANTTQNGVSQTTINRTLSALSSLYKYLTEEVENEQGEPYFYRNVMKKVSTRKKKETLAARAENIKQKLFLGDETMEFLDYVDTQYQVKLSKRALSSFQKNKERDLAILALLLASGVRLSEAVNLNLSDVNLNMMIIEVTRKGGKRDSVNVAGFAKPYLENYLAIRKQRYKAEKTDIAFFLSEYRGLPNRMDASSIEKMVAKYSADFKIRVTPHKLRHTLATRLYDATKSQVLVSHQLGHANTQVTDLYTHIVNDEQKNALDQL
- a CDS encoding ABC transporter permease; its protein translation is MTKRFLVASCILTILLICAILAPVLVPFDPQYVDVANKLASPNATHLLGTDQLGRDILSRLISGARFSLFLSLTITVLEVVIGVGVGLLVGWYQGRAERTFLWFANVISAFPSFLLSLATVGILGQGLTNMILAIVIVEWIFYARLVTNLVKSAKQESYVIAAKTMGMSAFHILKYHIFPFIYKPILVIALMNIGNIILMISGFSFLGIGVQPNIAEWGMMLHDARPYFRTAIWMMMSPGLAIFCTVISFNLAGEYVEEKGWKRPWKP
- a CDS encoding flavin reductase family protein, which gives rise to MKKTFETRKLYFGFPVFFLGYKDDVHGYNISTSSSAYSLGSMMVVAMRTKGNAITEIKKHGQFTVNIPTQELTKEAEIAGFNSRKDKFAITGLSYTIGETVDAPLVDACPVSIECEVIEMVECGALTNVIGRVTRRVVEESLIDKDNAFKSQEFSPISYIGDGAARLYRYYNDDFIKMGSIIKEIREQEEQQKND
- a CDS encoding TetR/AcrR family transcriptional regulator, whose translation is MNQHQLEILQKNNQQSRQATREALTTALLLLLQEKEYLNISITELCQKAGVSRTAFYRNYKSKDEVLDDKIMDYAYKLRQNIDEDLYQSWLNTFQFVERHKTDFEVVIKAGLEYKILLALSVHLPTDPELRTLQSIWDTVAYVLMIEWVIHQTPKTAKDMANLAYQETKQLRRYWGEKET
- a CDS encoding alpha/beta hydrolase, with the translated sequence MKNKKRKPFLKWLVTGIVVLIAAIAVVWNVPRLRLVPFRWVFESAERKQLNTPADTTGLKVETDVPYLEDGDRGHLFDIYRPENADTTTPVIVNIHGGGLFASYKEVNRDYGFEWARKGYTVVSISYRRLPDTTLWHQIDDCMNALRYIATHQKELGLNLKTTYLTGDSAGALLSLFVASINASPELQADFGMAGTGIDFKAMSLISIMLETNRHDFMDFITPLVTDKSDKDKAYYSYLLDPSSLVSKTTLPPVYLVTGDEDMIQDETMKLNALLETNKVKHDLKNYAKGDEHKLDHVFAIKEPKWEESQEVIQLMSDFFKANQ
- a CDS encoding ABC transporter permease, whose translation is MLKKILSFVSELLMISMLTFLLTKFSSENPAENYLRISRIAITPEALKQANEYLGLDKSWLEQYWIWMQKALVGDFDVSYLWKVPVFPLVTNAFVSTLYLGAVSFFLIVVISLPLGIISGLHKDSLLDRVVQFLSFASVSMPTFWLGYLLILFFAVHLKWVPVSGKAGLSSVFLPSLTLSLSLIGQYTALVRKAISEQMRSVHVENAVLRGVKRSFIIKHHLLPNALPALATGLSLTCIYLLTGSLIIEEVFAWNGIGSVFVHALQAVDIPVIQACMLLFGSLFLINNLLNQYLTGWIDPRVRKAGKESA
- a CDS encoding ABC transporter ATP-binding protein, translating into METLSIQNLSVQLQDQVLLKDIHVSLPEGQSLIIIGESGSGKTLLTKLIMGQIPKESQVTGSITYKGKDLRHCTAKDWQQLRGKELAYMMQNPMAMFNAFQKIKVHVIETLQSHYPWTKEECLEKARETMKSVRLGHIDKLLESYPFELSGGMLQRVMLAILLSLDSETILLDEPTSALDPYNRENVLKILQTLQEKGKTLITVTHDYELARQLGGQILVVYKGEIVERGAVEDLLSHPQHPYTQELVLGNPYERLVTYED